The DNA region GGGCAGGGCGGTGGGTCATGGTGGCTGGCGTGGCTACTTCTGCTCGGCGCCCACCGCAGCTACGCGGGCGCGTCTTCCGAGGTTCCCGTGCCGTGGCCCGAGGGCTGTTGACCCGGGGTCAGCTACGCAGCAAGGCATGGCGGCCGATCTTCCGAGACGTGTACGCCGATGCCCAGCTCACGGTCTCGCACCGCACCCGATGTCAGGCTGCCGCGCGGTGGCTGCTCCCACCCGGTGCGGCGATCGCCGGACGGAGCGCCGCAGCGCTGTTCGGCGCCGGGTTCATCGCCGACGCCGACCCCCTCGACGTGCTGGTGCCCGCCGGGCAACGCTTCGGGCCGGTAGCCGGTCTGGCCGTGCACACCGCCGAGGTCGACGGGTTCGAGGTGCTGTCGCACGACGGGATGCCGGTCACCACACCGCTGCGGACCTGCTGGGATCTGGCCCAATGGCTCGACCAGGCAGAGGCCGTGGTCGTGGTGGACCGGCTGCTCGGCCGTCGGCTGGTACGCATCGAACAGTTGCTGGACCTGGCACACGATCGTCGCGGTGCCCGGGGCTGGAAACGCATGCTGCGGGTGGCAGAGCTGGCCGATCCCGGCGCGGAGTCGGCACCGGAGTCACGGCTACGGGTACGGATCGTGCTGGCCGGTCTCCCCCGGCCGGTCACCCAGTTCGTGGTGCAACGGGACGGTCGTTTCATCGCCCGGGTCGACCTGGCCTGGCCGCACCTGCGGATCGCGGTCGAGTACGACGGCCTCTGGCATGACGACCCGGCGCAGTTCCACCGCGACCGACGTCGCCTCAACCGCCTGCTCGGCGAGGACTGGATCGTGTTGCACGTGACAGCGCAACGCCTCCGGGAAGACTTCGACGGCTTCCTGGCCGAACTCCGCCAAGCGATCCGCACCCGCACCCGCTGACCCCCGAGCCCGCTGCCCGCGAGCCTCGTGCAGTTTCGGGGAAGATGCTTCCTCCGGCCGCGCCGAGGCGACAACTTCCCCGAAATTGCACCCCGAGCCTGCCCGGGCGCCCCGGTGACGGGAGTCAGTGGGGGGTGGTTGGGGGGAGGTCGGTGATCGGTAGGACTCGGGGGTCGTCGAGGGGGCCGATGATCACGCGCAGCGACGGGAGCAGGTCGCCCAGGAGTCGGCGGCAGGCGTCGCAGGGGGCGACCAGGGACCGGCCGCGGTCCCCGACCGTGACCATCGTCTCCAGTTCGCCCACACCCTGGGTGACGGCGGTGCCGAGCGCGACCACCTCGGGGCATGCTCCTGCCGTGGGGTGCACCACATTCACGGCGGAGACGACCCGACCATCGGCGGTACGGGCCGCGGTGGCGAGAGTGTGGGCAGCACTACGGCAGCGCAGCTTCGCCACCGCGCTGGCCGCCTGCACCAACGCCCGATCGGTGTCACGCATCGTCATCGGCGTCCCCGCGTTCCGCTCCCAGTTCGACGCCCCACGATAGACCGCCGCCGTCCGGCTGCATTGTCACCGCCCCCTTTGCTCTGCTTCACCCCACGCACAGGTTGCGGACCAGCACCATTGCGCCGGTTGAAGCAGAGCAAAGGGCGCCGGGGAGACCTGACACGGCCGGCCCTGGACCTGGCGCTCCACCGCCCCGGCAACGCCCGACTCGCAACGCCCGGCACCGCACCATCCTGCACCGCCCGGCAGCCCGAATGCCGGCACGGCTCAGGCGGGCACCGTGCCAGCCCCCGACAGCCAGCGCCCGGCGCCGCACGGCGCAGGTCGGCGCGGCAGGCGCCGCGCGTTGTCCGGGCCTTGGCTGGCGGGTGCGGTGAGGGGGTCGGGGGCGGTGGGCGGGGTGGTGGGGATAACCAGGAGGCGGGGGCGGCGGCGGGCTGCATATCCTTGGGCACGACATGCAGAATCCAGTCTCACCTGCCGCGACCGACCCGATCCGCGCGTTGCAGCGTCGCCTTCCCCCGTTGATGTTCCGCGACCAGCGCCAGCTGCGCCGACGGCTGGACGGGGTGCGCAGGCTGCACGACCCGCAGCGGCGGGAGTCGACGCTGGCCGAGATCGCGGCCGAGGTGGCGGCGGCGGAAGGGCGGCTGGAACGGCGCCGGGCCGCGCTGCCGAAGATCACCTATCCGGCGGCGCTGCCGGTCAGCGAGCGTAAGGACGATATCGCCGCCGCCATCCGGGATCACCAGGTGGTGATCGTGGCCGGTGAGACCGGGTCGGGCAAGACCACCCAGTTGCCGAAGATCTGCCTGGAGCTGGGGCGTGGGATCAGCGGGCTGATCGGGCACACCCAGCCTCGTCGGCTGGCCGCGCGTACGGTGGCCGACCGGATCGCCGAGGAGTTGGGCACCGAGCTGGGCGACGTGGTCGGCTACAAGGTGCGCTTCACCGACCAGGTCAGTGAGCAGAGCCTGGTCAAGCTGATGACCGACGGCATTCTGCTGGCCGAGTTGCAGACCGACCGGATGCTGCGCCAGTACGACACCCTGATCATCGACGAGGCGCATGAGCGCAGCCTCAACATCGACTTCATTCTGGGCTATCTCAGGCAGCTGCTCCCCCGCCGACCCGACCTCAAGGTGATCATCACCTCGGCGACGATCGAGACCGACCGGTTCGCCCGGCACTTCGCCGGACCGCCGACCGAGGAGCATCCCGAGGGCGTACCGGCGCCGGTGGTCGAGGTGTCCGGGCGGACCTACCCGGTCGAGGTGCGTTACCGGCCGCTGATCGAGGTGGCGGAGGCCGACGAGGAGGAGGCGGACGAGGAGAACGTCCGCGACCAGATCCAGGCCATCGGCGACGCGGTCGAGGAGCTGGCCGCCGAGGGGCCCGGCGACATCCTGGTCTTCCTCAGCGGGGAGCGGGAGATCCGGGACACCGCGGACGCGCTGGGCAAGCTGGTGCAGAACAAGCGGTCGCTGCTCGGCACCGAGATCCTGCCGTTGTACGCCCGGCTGAGCGTCGCCGAGCAGCACCGGGTCTTCGCCCCGCACAGCGGGCGGCGGGTGGTGTTGGCGACGAATGTCGCGGAGACCTCGCTGACCGTGCCCGGCATCAAGTACGTGGTCGATCCGGGTACCGCCCGGATCTCCCGCTACTCGCAGCGCCTGAAGGTGCAGCGGCTGCCGATCGAGCCGGTGTCGCAGGCCAGTGCCAACCAGCGCAAGGGCCGCTGTGGGCGTACCTCGGACGGTATCTGCATCCGGCTCTACGACGAGCAGGACTTCCAGTCGCGGCCCGAGTTCACCGACCCGGAGATCCTGCGTACCAACCTGGCCTCGGTCATCCTCCAGATGACCGCGATCGGCCTGGGCGACATCGCCGCCTTCCCGTTCATCGACCCTCCGGATCGACGCAACATCGCCGACGGGGTCAACCTGCTGCACGAGTTGGGTGCCCTGGACCCGGCCGAGACCGACCCGGACCGGCGACTCACCGCGCTCGGGCGGCGGTTGGCCCAGCTTCCGGTGGACCCCCGGCTGGCCCGGATGGTGCTCGAAGGGGAGCGCAACGGCTGCGCCACCGAGGTGATGGTGATCGCCGCGGCGTTGTCGATCCAGGATCCGCGTGAGCGGCCGGCCGACAAGCAGGCCCAGGCCGACCAGGCGCACGCCCGGTTCACCGACAAAGAGTCGGACTTCGTGGCGTTTCTTAACCTGTGGCGGTATCTGCGCGAGCAGCAGAAGGAGCTGTCCTCCAGCGCCTTCCGTCGGATGTGCAAGGCCGAGTACCTCAACTACCTGCGGGTACGCGAGTGGCAGGACATCGTCAGCCAGTTGCGCCAGGTGTTGCGTACCGCCGAGCAGGAGGGTCGGGGACGCGGACGGCGAGGCGCCGACGAGGAGGCCCCGCGCGGCGGCGGGCGACGCCAGGCCGGTGCGGACCTGCCGGAGGAGATCGACACCCCTAAGGTGCACCAGTCCCTGCTGCCCGGCCTGCTGTCCCATGTCGGCCTCAAGGACGCCCAGAAGAACGAGTACCTGGGGGCCCGGGGGGCGAAGTTCGGGCTGTTCCCCGGCTCGGCGTTGTTCAAGAAGCCGCCGCGTTGGGTGATGGCCGCCGAGTTGGTGGAGACCTCCCGGCTGTGGGGTCGGGTGAACGGCCGGATCGAACCCGAGTGGGTCGAACCGCTGGCCCAGCACCTGGTCAAACGCAGCTACAGCGAGCCGCACTGGGAGAAGAAGCAGGCGGCCGTGATGGCGTACGAGAAGGTGACCCTCTACGGGGTGCCCCTGGTCACCTCCCGCAAGGTCAACTTCGGTCGGATCGATCCGGTGCTGAGCCGGGAGTTGTTCATCCGGCACGCGCTGGTGGAGGGCGACTGGTCCACCCACCACCAGTTCTGGCGGGACAACGAGCGGCTGCGCACCGAGCTGGAGGAGCTGGAGAGTCGGGCCCGGCGGCGGGACATCCTGGTCGACGACGAGACCATCTTCCAGTTCTACGAGGAGCGGATTCCCGCCGAGGTGGTCTCCGGGCGGCACTTCGACACCTGGTGGAAGAAGACCCGCCGGGAGCAGCCCGACCTGCTCACCTTCACCCGTGAGCTGCTGGTCAACGCCGGTCGGGGCGGGGTGGACGAGGCGGACTTCCCCGACCAGTGGCGCACCGAGGGTGTCGAGTTGCCGTTGACGTACACCTTCGAGCCCGGCTCCCCGGTCGACGGGGTGACCGTCGACATCCCGTTGCCGCTGCTCAACCAGGTACCGGCGGAGAGCTTCGACTGGCAGGTGCCCGGCCTGCGGGAGGAACTGGTCATCGCGTTGATCCGCTCCCTGCCCAAGCCGGTGCGGCGCAACTTCGTACCGGTGCCGGACTACGCCCGCGCCGTGCTGGCCGCGATCACCCCCGGCGAGGAACCCCTGCTGGAGGCGTTGACCCGGCAGCTGCGCCGGATGACCGGGGTGACCGTGCCCCGCGAGGCCTGGGATCCGAGCAAGCTGCCGAACCACCTGCGGGTCACCTTCCGGGTGCTCGGCGAGGACGACAAACCGGTAGCCGAGGGCAAGGACCTGCCGGCCCTGCAACGCCGACTCAAGGCGGAGGTACGCCAGGTGGTGGCGGCCGCCGCGCCGGAGGTGGCCCGCACCGGGCTGACCGGCTGGGAGATCGGCACCCTGCCCCGCACCATCGAGCAGGTCCGGGCGGGGTACGCGGTGACCGCGTACCCGGCGCTGGTGGACGAGGGGACCACGGTCGGGGTGCGGGTCTTCGACTCCCCGGCCGAGCAGGAGGCCGCGCACTGGGCCGGTACCCGGCGACTGCTGCGGCTGACCGTGCCCTCCCCGGCGAAGTTCCTGGCCGGACGGCTCTCCAACGAGGCGAAGCTGGCCCTGTCCCGCAATCCGCACGGCGGGGTGCAGGCGTTGATCGAGGACGCCACCGGCGCGGCGATCGACAAGCTGATCGGCGATGCCGGCGGGCCGGTCTGGGACCCGGAGGGCTTCGCCGCCCTGCGGGACAAGGTCCGCGCCGGTCTGGTGGACACCGTGACGGAGGTGATGGAGCGGGTCCGGGCGGTGCTGGCCGCCGCGTACGCGGTGCAGCAGCGGCTCGGCGCGACGAGGAACCTGGCCGTGGTGGCCGCCCTGGCCGACATCCGCAACCAGCTCACCGGGCTGGTGCACGCCGGTTTCATCACCGAGGTCGGCTACGCCCGACTGTCCGATCTGCTGCGCTACCTGACCGCCATCGAGCGGCGGCTGGACCGGCTGCCCGGCAATCCGCCCCGGGACAAGCAGTTGCAGGACCGGATCGCGGTGGTGCAGCGGGAGTACGACGAGATGCTCGCCGCCCTCCCGCCGGCCCGACGCGGTTCCGTGGCGGTGCGGCAGATCCGCTGGATGATCGAGGAGCTGCGGGTCAGCGTCTTCGCGCAGGCCCTGGGCACCCCGTACCCGATCTCGGAGCAGCGCATCTACCGGGCCATGGACGAGGCAGAGGGGCGCTGACGTCTGCCGAGGAGTACCCGGAGCATCACGTCCGGGCCCAGCAGCCGGGCCGGCGGGTCGATCAGGTTGACCACCCGCAGGAAGGCGGCGCCGAGCACCGCGTCGCGCGCGGCCGCGACATGCAGCCGGGCCAGGTAGGCGTTGACGAACCGGACCTTCCAGGTACGCCGCCCGGTGACTCCCGGGAAGCGCAGGTCGGTGCCGACCGCGATGGACCAGGGCCCGTCGATCACCCGGGCCGCCCGCCGGAAGAACCGCCGGGCCAGCCGGTGGCGGCCCCGGGCCAGCAGGCTCCGCAGCAGCAGGGCCTGTACGGCGGCGACCGTGATGCCCTGCCCGTAGACCGGGTTCAGGCTGCACAGGGCATCGGCGAAGATCAGCAGGCCGTCCGGGAACCGGGACAGTCGTTCGTACCGGCGTCGGACGCTGGCCGGGAAGCGCATCAGCACCGGCTCGTCCAGCGGCTGGGCCTGCCGGACCAGTTCCCCGACCTGCGGGGCGGCCAGCGAGGTGGCGTACCGGATGAATCCGGGCTCGTCGACCGGCGGCGCCTCGCCCAGGATGCCGGCCATGGTGACCGCGAACCGCCCGCCCTCCTGGGGTGCGACCACCCCGTAGCGGGCCCGCCCCGGTATCGCGTTGGACAGTACGCCGAGCTTGTCCTCCAGTTGGCCGTCCTCGCGCCGGTACCGGCGGGTGACGTAGGTGACCCCCACCTCGACACGTTCCTGTTCGACTGCCGGGTAGCCGAGTTCGGCCAGCCAGGTCGGGCTGCGGCTGGCCCGGCCACCGGCGTCGACCACGAGATCGGCGGTCAGGGTCGCTGCCCGGCCCTCGCGGGGGGCCAGCCGTACCCCGGTGACCCGGCGGCCATCGGCGGTGGCCAGCAGGCCGGTCACCTCGCAGTCGGGCACCAGGCGTACCCCGGGCAGGGCCAGGATCCGTTGCCGGACGGCCTGTTCCAGCAGCGGGCGGCTCATGCCGAAGCCGGTCAGGTCGGAGCGGGCCGACCGCATCCGGTGGCCGTCGTTGTACCAGTGCACCTGCCCGTGCAGGTCGACCGGGGTGGCCCCGAGGCGGTACAACTCGGCGCCGAGTTCGGGCAGCAGACACTCCAGGGCCTGCCGACCCCGGGCCAGCAGGACGTGTACGTGCCGGCCCTGCGGTACCCCCCGGCGATGCACCGGTTCGGCCGGCGGGGCGTCGCGGTCCAGCAGGATCACCTCGGTGAAGCTGTCCACCAGCGCCCGGGCCGCGAGCAATCCGCCCAGACTGGCTCCGATGACGACGGCGCGACCGGAGGCTGCCATGCCGGGAGCCTATGCGTGCTCTCATCCCCGGGGCTGCTTCCGTCGTGCTCGATCCGGACAGGTCAGGTCAACGGCTCGACCCCGGGCGGGAGTTCGCTGGCGGTGGTGGCGGTCTGCACGTAGTCGAGCAGGATGCGGCGCAGTTCGCGCCCGGCGTGGGTGGGCACCACGTCGCGGCGGCGGGCCACCGCGATGGTGCGGCGCACCCCGGGTGGGGCCAGTCGGGTGACCCGGATGCCGGGGCGGCGGGCCACCACGATGCCGGGGACCAGAGCGATCCCCAGCCCGGCCTCGACGAAGCTGAGTACGGCGTCCATCTCCCCGCCGTCGACCGACAGGGTCGGCTCGAAACCGGCGTTGCGACAGGCCTGGAGGGTGGCGTCCCGCAGGTCGTAGCCCTCGCGGAACATCACCAGCGGCTGATCCCGCAGGTCGGTGATGCGTAGGTCGGCCCCGGGGTAGGCGGTCGGCAGGGGGTCGACCGAGGCGACCACCAGGCTCTCGGTCAGGATCGGGTCGGCGCGCAGCCCGGGATCGGTGCCCTGGGCGGGCATGATGATCAGTGCCAGGTCCAGCGCCCCCCGGAGCAGTTCCCGGACGAGGTCCTGCGATCCGCCCTCCTCGACCCGCAGGTCGACCGTGGGGTGGACGTCACGGAAGCGGCGCAGCACCGGGGGGGCCAGCGAGGTGGCCAGGCTGGGGGTGGCCCCCAGGCGGACCCGCCCCCGGCGCAGCCCGACCAGCTCCTGCACCTCCCGGGTGGCGGTCTCCACGTCGGCGAGGATCCGCTTGGCCAGGGGCAGCAGCACCTCGCCGGCCGCGGTGAGAGTGATGTTGCCCCTTACCCGCTCGAACAGGGGGGCGCCGAGGGTGGCTTCCAGGGCGTGAATTTGCTTACTCAACGAGGGTTGGGTGATGCCGACGACATCGGCCGCCTGGGTGAAATGTCGTACTTCGGCCACCGCAACGAAGTACTTGAGCTGATGGAGCTGCACCTGGATAGCTTATGGCTATCAAGACTGCGGTGTCGATGCATTGGACGACTGATTGAACTGCTCCTAGCGTCGGCCTCGTGGTAGTCACGACGCGAACTCGGTCGCCCATCCGCTCCAACGTCGGCCTGAAGGCCGTCATGGCGGTGACGGGCATCTTCCTGGTGTTCTTCCTCATCGCACACATGCTGGGCAACCTGAAGGTCTTCTCCGGCGACTCCTCG from Micromonospora sp. NBC_01739 includes:
- a CDS encoding cytidine deaminase, with translation MRDTDRALVQAASAVAKLRCRSAAHTLATAARTADGRVVSAVNVVHPTAGACPEVVALGTAVTQGVGELETMVTVGDRGRSLVAPCDACRRLLGDLLPSLRVIIGPLDDPRVLPITDLPPTTPH
- the hrpA gene encoding ATP-dependent RNA helicase HrpA, with product MQNPVSPAATDPIRALQRRLPPLMFRDQRQLRRRLDGVRRLHDPQRRESTLAEIAAEVAAAEGRLERRRAALPKITYPAALPVSERKDDIAAAIRDHQVVIVAGETGSGKTTQLPKICLELGRGISGLIGHTQPRRLAARTVADRIAEELGTELGDVVGYKVRFTDQVSEQSLVKLMTDGILLAELQTDRMLRQYDTLIIDEAHERSLNIDFILGYLRQLLPRRPDLKVIITSATIETDRFARHFAGPPTEEHPEGVPAPVVEVSGRTYPVEVRYRPLIEVAEADEEEADEENVRDQIQAIGDAVEELAAEGPGDILVFLSGEREIRDTADALGKLVQNKRSLLGTEILPLYARLSVAEQHRVFAPHSGRRVVLATNVAETSLTVPGIKYVVDPGTARISRYSQRLKVQRLPIEPVSQASANQRKGRCGRTSDGICIRLYDEQDFQSRPEFTDPEILRTNLASVILQMTAIGLGDIAAFPFIDPPDRRNIADGVNLLHELGALDPAETDPDRRLTALGRRLAQLPVDPRLARMVLEGERNGCATEVMVIAAALSIQDPRERPADKQAQADQAHARFTDKESDFVAFLNLWRYLREQQKELSSSAFRRMCKAEYLNYLRVREWQDIVSQLRQVLRTAEQEGRGRGRRGADEEAPRGGGRRQAGADLPEEIDTPKVHQSLLPGLLSHVGLKDAQKNEYLGARGAKFGLFPGSALFKKPPRWVMAAELVETSRLWGRVNGRIEPEWVEPLAQHLVKRSYSEPHWEKKQAAVMAYEKVTLYGVPLVTSRKVNFGRIDPVLSRELFIRHALVEGDWSTHHQFWRDNERLRTELEELESRARRRDILVDDETIFQFYEERIPAEVVSGRHFDTWWKKTRREQPDLLTFTRELLVNAGRGGVDEADFPDQWRTEGVELPLTYTFEPGSPVDGVTVDIPLPLLNQVPAESFDWQVPGLREELVIALIRSLPKPVRRNFVPVPDYARAVLAAITPGEEPLLEALTRQLRRMTGVTVPREAWDPSKLPNHLRVTFRVLGEDDKPVAEGKDLPALQRRLKAEVRQVVAAAAPEVARTGLTGWEIGTLPRTIEQVRAGYAVTAYPALVDEGTTVGVRVFDSPAEQEAAHWAGTRRLLRLTVPSPAKFLAGRLSNEAKLALSRNPHGGVQALIEDATGAAIDKLIGDAGGPVWDPEGFAALRDKVRAGLVDTVTEVMERVRAVLAAAYAVQQRLGATRNLAVVAALADIRNQLTGLVHAGFITEVGYARLSDLLRYLTAIERRLDRLPGNPPRDKQLQDRIAVVQREYDEMLAALPPARRGSVAVRQIRWMIEELRVSVFAQALGTPYPISEQRIYRAMDEAEGR
- a CDS encoding FAD-dependent oxidoreductase — encoded protein: MAASGRAVVIGASLGGLLAARALVDSFTEVILLDRDAPPAEPVHRRGVPQGRHVHVLLARGRQALECLLPELGAELYRLGATPVDLHGQVHWYNDGHRMRSARSDLTGFGMSRPLLEQAVRQRILALPGVRLVPDCEVTGLLATADGRRVTGVRLAPREGRAATLTADLVVDAGGRASRSPTWLAELGYPAVEQERVEVGVTYVTRRYRREDGQLEDKLGVLSNAIPGRARYGVVAPQEGGRFAVTMAGILGEAPPVDEPGFIRYATSLAAPQVGELVRQAQPLDEPVLMRFPASVRRRYERLSRFPDGLLIFADALCSLNPVYGQGITVAAVQALLLRSLLARGRHRLARRFFRRAARVIDGPWSIAVGTDLRFPGVTGRRTWKVRFVNAYLARLHVAAARDAVLGAAFLRVVNLIDPPARLLGPDVMLRVLLGRRQRPSASSMAR
- a CDS encoding LysR family transcriptional regulator yields the protein MQVQLHQLKYFVAVAEVRHFTQAADVVGITQPSLSKQIHALEATLGAPLFERVRGNITLTAAGEVLLPLAKRILADVETATREVQELVGLRRGRVRLGATPSLATSLAPPVLRRFRDVHPTVDLRVEEGGSQDLVRELLRGALDLALIIMPAQGTDPGLRADPILTESLVVASVDPLPTAYPGADLRITDLRDQPLVMFREGYDLRDATLQACRNAGFEPTLSVDGGEMDAVLSFVEAGLGIALVPGIVVARRPGIRVTRLAPPGVRRTIAVARRRDVVPTHAGRELRRILLDYVQTATTASELPPGVEPLT